In the Phaeobacter gallaeciensis genome, one interval contains:
- a CDS encoding helicase-related protein, with protein MANASRVTAVLGPTNTGKTHYAIDRMLGYRTGIMGFPLRLLAREVYDKIVAARGPSVVALLTGEELIVPPRAQYWICTVEAMPEGMGCDFLAIDEIQLCADPERGHVFTDRLLRARGTHETLFLGADTMRGPIQALVPGVEFVRRERMSDLVYAGSKKISRMPPRTAIVGFSVDNVYAIAELIRRQKGGAAVVMGALSPRTRNAQVALYQNGEVDYLVATDAIGMGLNLDIDHVAFASTSKFDGRRMRPLAANELAQIAGRAGRGMSHGSFGVTGDARPLDEGTAQAIMEHRFTPLKKLNWRSSALQFGTVEALIRSLEAAPQDEFLMKAREADDLGALKALSQDPDILARTTNAPSVRLLWDVCRIPDFRGISHAEHASLLRGIFNHLHGGGVVPDDWLARQIKRIDRTDGNIDALSKRLAFIRTWTYVAQRKGWLRDEIHWRNETRAVEDRLSDALHERLTEKFVDRRTSVLLRRLKQKEALLAEVNDKGEVTVEGEFVGRLEGFRFSPDKGAEGAEAKALKSASLQALAPHFHLRADRFYNAPDTEIDFTEQGGLMWGDSAIGKLVAGADPLTPGVQVFVDDAAGTEVAQKVERRLQHFISRKVQSLFEPLLNLQKDEELNGLARGFAFRMVEALGLLPRHTVAQEVKDLDQDARGALRKHGVRFGQFTIFMPLLLKPAPTRLRLVLWSLANGLQDFPEAPPPGLVTVPALKDAPQGYDTMSGYREAGERMIRIDMLERLADMLRAEDSRGGFEAKPDMLSITGMTLEQFADLMQGLGYRAEKGEREKVKPADAVVAETGTPAAGQPVMDAAAEAENTPAAAPAGEGAAPAADVVPEAAAIADEGVAPIAETGSDAAAEEPVPEVAENETPVGEAADTSVEAPEVEVFYTFTWGGRARQGGNRGQRRGQQGQDTRGNAGGGKGKPRGAKGGAGGGKPGGKKGGRPQQQGGKTYSARPPKKEKKIDPDNPFAAALMGLKQGD; from the coding sequence ATGGCAAACGCATCACGGGTGACGGCGGTCCTGGGACCGACCAACACCGGCAAAACCCATTACGCAATCGACAGGATGCTGGGGTATCGGACGGGGATCATGGGATTCCCGCTGCGGCTGCTTGCGCGCGAGGTCTATGACAAGATCGTCGCGGCGCGCGGCCCGTCGGTGGTGGCGCTGCTGACCGGTGAAGAGCTGATCGTGCCGCCACGCGCGCAATACTGGATTTGCACCGTTGAGGCGATGCCAGAGGGGATGGGGTGTGACTTCCTCGCCATCGACGAAATCCAGCTTTGCGCCGATCCGGAACGAGGCCATGTCTTTACCGACCGGCTGCTGCGGGCGCGGGGCACCCATGAGACGCTGTTTCTGGGTGCCGATACCATGCGCGGGCCGATTCAAGCGCTGGTGCCGGGTGTGGAATTCGTGCGCCGGGAACGGATGTCCGATCTGGTTTATGCCGGATCGAAGAAAATCAGCCGGATGCCGCCGCGCACCGCTATTGTCGGCTTCTCGGTCGATAACGTTTATGCCATCGCCGAACTGATCCGCCGCCAGAAGGGGGGCGCCGCGGTGGTGATGGGGGCGCTCAGCCCGCGCACCCGTAACGCGCAGGTGGCGCTCTATCAGAATGGTGAGGTCGACTATCTGGTGGCCACCGATGCCATCGGCATGGGGCTGAACCTTGATATCGACCATGTCGCCTTTGCCTCGACATCAAAATTCGATGGCCGCCGCATGCGGCCGCTGGCAGCAAACGAGCTGGCCCAGATCGCAGGCCGCGCCGGGCGCGGCATGAGCCACGGTTCCTTCGGGGTGACCGGCGATGCCCGCCCGCTGGATGAAGGCACGGCGCAGGCGATCATGGAGCACCGTTTCACGCCGCTGAAAAAGCTGAACTGGCGCTCCTCCGCGCTGCAATTCGGTACTGTCGAGGCGTTGATCCGCTCGCTAGAGGCGGCACCGCAGGATGAATTCCTGATGAAGGCGCGCGAGGCCGATGACCTTGGCGCGCTGAAAGCATTGTCGCAGGATCCCGATATTTTGGCCCGGACCACCAATGCGCCTTCCGTGCGGCTGTTGTGGGATGTCTGCCGGATTCCCGATTTCCGTGGTATAAGCCATGCCGAACATGCGTCGCTGTTGCGGGGGATCTTCAATCACCTGCATGGCGGCGGCGTCGTGCCCGACGATTGGCTGGCCCGACAGATCAAGCGGATCGACCGGACGGACGGAAATATCGATGCCTTGTCCAAACGGTTGGCATTTATCCGCACATGGACCTATGTGGCACAAAGGAAAGGCTGGCTGCGTGACGAAATCCATTGGCGGAATGAGACTCGCGCTGTAGAAGACAGGTTGTCGGACGCATTGCACGAACGTCTGACTGAAAAATTTGTGGACCGGCGCACATCCGTGCTCTTGCGCCGGCTCAAGCAGAAGGAGGCCCTTTTGGCCGAAGTGAATGACAAGGGTGAAGTGACCGTCGAAGGCGAATTCGTCGGACGGCTCGAAGGGTTCCGGTTCTCGCCTGACAAGGGCGCAGAAGGTGCTGAAGCGAAGGCGTTGAAATCCGCGTCTTTGCAGGCGCTCGCTCCGCATTTTCATCTGCGGGCAGACCGGTTCTACAATGCGCCCGATACCGAAATTGATTTTACCGAACAGGGTGGCCTCATGTGGGGCGACAGCGCCATCGGCAAATTGGTCGCCGGTGCCGATCCGCTGACCCCTGGCGTGCAGGTCTTTGTAGACGATGCAGCCGGGACCGAGGTTGCGCAAAAGGTCGAACGCCGCCTGCAGCATTTCATCTCCCGCAAGGTCCAGTCGCTGTTTGAACCGCTGCTGAACCTGCAAAAGGACGAGGAACTGAACGGGCTGGCCCGTGGTTTCGCCTTTCGCATGGTCGAGGCGCTGGGCCTGCTGCCCCGCCACACCGTCGCGCAGGAGGTCAAGGATCTGGACCAGGACGCCCGTGGCGCGCTGCGCAAGCACGGTGTGCGGTTCGGTCAGTTCACCATCTTCATGCCGCTGCTGCTGAAACCGGCGCCGACGCGTCTGCGTCTGGTGCTGTGGTCGCTGGCAAACGGGCTTCAGGACTTCCCCGAGGCACCGCCTCCGGGTCTGGTGACCGTGCCCGCGCTGAAAGACGCACCGCAGGGCTATGACACCATGTCCGGCTACCGCGAAGCGGGTGAGCGGATGATCCGCATCGATATGCTGGAACGGCTGGCCGACATGCTGCGCGCCGAAGACAGCCGCGGTGGTTTCGAAGCCAAGCCCGACATGCTGTCGATCACCGGCATGACGCTGGAGCAATTCGCGGACCTGATGCAGGGCCTTGGCTATCGCGCCGAAAAGGGCGAACGCGAAAAGGTCAAACCGGCGGATGCAGTTGTCGCTGAAACCGGCACGCCCGCGGCAGGTCAGCCTGTCATGGATGCCGCGGCGGAGGCGGAAAATACCCCGGCCGCTGCGCCTGCGGGTGAGGGCGCTGCGCCTGCCGCAGATGTGGTGCCTGAAGCCGCCGCCATTGCCGACGAAGGTGTGGCGCCGATTGCTGAAACCGGTTCGGATGCTGCAGCGGAAGAACCCGTGCCTGAGGTCGCCGAGAATGAAACCCCGGTGGGCGAAGCGGCAGATACCTCTGTCGAGGCGCCTGAAGTCGAGGTCTTCTATACTTTCACTTGGGGCGGTCGTGCCCGTCAGGGCGGCAACCGCGGTCAGCGCCGTGGCCAGCAAGGCCAGGACACCCGTGGCAATGCCGGTGGCGGCAAGGGCAAACCCCGCGGTGCCAAAGGCGGCGCTGGTGGCGGCAAACCCGGTGGCAAGAAAGGCGGACGTCCTCAGCAGCAGGGCGGTAAGACCTATTCGGCCCGCCCGCCGAAGAAGGAAAAGAAGATCGATCCCGACAACCCCTTCGCCGCGGCGCTGATGGGGCTGAAACAGGGCGACTGA
- a CDS encoding RNA-binding S4 domain-containing protein: MQEGAAKIRIDKWLWHARFFKTRSLAAKQVSAGHVRLNADKISKPAQNVTPGDVLTFPQGRQIRVVRVEAIGERRGPAPEAQTLYFDMTEKQESVPANPRFEGKGRPDKKSRRALDLTRRGDIH, encoded by the coding sequence ATGCAGGAGGGCGCGGCAAAGATCCGTATCGATAAATGGCTGTGGCATGCGCGGTTTTTCAAAACCCGCAGTCTGGCCGCGAAACAGGTCAGCGCCGGTCACGTCCGCCTAAATGCCGACAAGATCTCGAAACCGGCTCAGAACGTCACCCCGGGTGACGTTCTGACCTTTCCGCAGGGGCGGCAGATTCGGGTTGTCCGTGTCGAAGCCATCGGCGAACGGCGCGGACCGGCGCCTGAAGCACAAACCCTGTATTTCGACATGACCGAAAAACAGGAAAGCGTTCCGGCCAATCCGCGCTTTGAGGGAAAGGGCCGCCCTGATAAGAAATCTCGCAGGGCGCTTGATCTTACCCGCAGGGGCGACATCCATTGA
- the fdxA gene encoding ferredoxin FdxA, producing MTYVVTENCIACKYTDCVEVCPVDCFYEGENTLVIHPDECIDCGVCEPECPADAIRPDTEPDMDKWVEFNRKYSEMWPVIVSKKDPMPGAEDRDGEEGKMEKYFSEAPGEGG from the coding sequence ATGACCTATGTCGTTACGGAAAACTGCATCGCCTGCAAATACACCGATTGTGTTGAGGTCTGCCCTGTAGACTGTTTCTACGAAGGCGAGAACACGCTAGTCATCCACCCGGATGAATGCATTGACTGCGGTGTCTGTGAACCAGAATGCCCCGCCGACGCGATCCGCCCGGATACCGAGCCGGACATGGACAAATGGGTTGAGTTCAACCGCAAGTATTCCGAGATGTGGCCGGTGATCGTCTCCAAGAAAGACCCGATGCCCGGCGCAGAAGACCGCGACGGTGAAGAGGGCAAGATGGAGAAATACTTCTCCGAAGCTCCTGGCGAGGGTGGCTGA
- a CDS encoding CarD family transcriptional regulator, translating to MTKSKKLEFRPNEYVVYPAHGVGQIISIEEQEVAGFALELFVITFEKDKMTLRVPTNKAVEVGMRSLSSPDVINQAMKTLKGKAKVKRAMWSRRAQEYEQKINSGDLIAIAEVVRDLHRTDDQREQSYSERQLYEAALERLTREVAAVADGDEISAAKQVDEVLTSRAAAA from the coding sequence ATGACAAAATCGAAGAAGCTCGAATTCCGCCCCAATGAGTATGTGGTTTACCCGGCGCATGGTGTCGGCCAGATCATCTCGATCGAGGAGCAGGAAGTGGCCGGCTTTGCGCTGGAGCTTTTCGTAATCACCTTTGAAAAGGACAAGATGACCCTGCGGGTGCCGACCAACAAGGCGGTCGAAGTGGGCATGCGCTCGCTCAGCTCTCCCGATGTGATCAACCAGGCCATGAAGACCCTCAAGGGCAAGGCCAAGGTCAAGCGGGCCATGTGGTCCCGCCGCGCGCAGGAATACGAACAGAAGATCAACTCCGGCGATCTGATCGCCATCGCCGAAGTGGTCCGCGACCTGCACCGCACCGACGATCAGCGCGAGCAAAGCTATTCCGAGCGTCAGCTGTACGAGGCGGCGCTGGAGCGTCTGACCCGCGAAGTGGCTGCCGTTGCCGATGGTGACGAAATCTCGGCTGCCAAACAGGTGGATGAGGTTCTGACCTCACGCGCTGCTGCGGCCTGA
- a CDS encoding ion channel, protein MQNLKKRINTLYEGASPGAVRFRYGIIIFDGLSILFFIATAHVDHGPMLIAISQLLGVIIGLDLAARLWIARNRKAFLWQIYTLADVTVIVTLLLDPLFSGSLAFLRILRALRLIHSYHLLRDLRRDSEFFRRNEDALLAGINLFVFIFATAMAVLIFFIDETQTQSPYVDALYFTVATLTTTGFGDITMASPAGKMFSVFVMVVGVALFVRLAQAIFQPQKVRYTCPTCGLTRHDIDAVHCKHCGEQLKILTTGVE, encoded by the coding sequence ATGCAGAACCTGAAGAAACGCATCAACACCCTTTACGAGGGCGCCTCGCCCGGTGCGGTGCGGTTCCGCTATGGCATCATTATCTTTGATGGGCTGTCGATCCTGTTCTTCATTGCCACGGCGCATGTCGATCATGGCCCGATGTTGATCGCGATCAGCCAGCTGCTCGGCGTTATCATCGGGCTGGATCTGGCGGCGCGGCTGTGGATCGCCCGTAACCGCAAGGCCTTCCTGTGGCAGATCTATACGCTGGCCGATGTGACGGTGATCGTGACCCTGCTGCTGGATCCGTTGTTCTCCGGCAGCCTGGCTTTTTTGCGGATCCTGCGGGCGCTGCGGCTTATCCATTCCTACCATCTGCTCCGCGACCTGCGCCGCGACAGCGAATTCTTCCGCCGTAACGAGGATGCGCTTCTGGCCGGGATCAACCTCTTCGTTTTCATCTTTGCCACCGCCATGGCGGTGCTGATCTTCTTTATCGATGAGACCCAGACCCAGTCGCCCTATGTGGATGCGCTCTATTTCACCGTTGCGACGCTGACCACCACCGGGTTTGGCGATATCACCATGGCCTCTCCGGCGGGCAAGATGTTTTCGGTTTTTGTCATGGTGGTGGGGGTGGCGCTGTTCGTGCGGCTGGCGCAGGCGATCTTTCAGCCGCAGAAGGTGCGTTATACCTGTCCTACCTGTGGCCTGACGCGGCACGATATCGACGCGGTCCATTGCAAGCATTGCGGCGAACAGCTGAAGATCCTGACCACTGGCGTCGAGTGA
- a CDS encoding adenosylcobinamide-GDP ribazoletransferase, which yields MRKTDIRAADIPLALVLLTRLPLPHLSAETFKRQSAAVWAFPLAGVTVALPATIAASLALTLGLPPLVAAGLALAMQILLTGAMHEDGLADTADGLWGGFEQARRLEIMKDSQIGTYGVLALILGLGLRWVAMAALLETAGPWPLLALAMLSRAAMPVLMYALPHARADGLSRCVGRPRALPVLLGGVLALGQALPFIALSQLLAVAVIMALVTAGLGALSRAKIGGQTGDILGATQQLCELTGLLVLLAL from the coding sequence ATGCGAAAAACCGACATCCGCGCAGCCGACATTCCCCTGGCGCTGGTTCTGCTGACCCGCCTGCCCCTGCCGCACCTGTCGGCAGAGACGTTCAAACGGCAATCGGCAGCGGTCTGGGCCTTTCCGCTGGCGGGCGTCACCGTCGCCTTGCCCGCCACGATTGCGGCCAGCCTGGCCCTCACGCTTGGCCTGCCGCCGTTGGTTGCCGCCGGGCTAGCGCTGGCAATGCAGATCCTGCTCACCGGCGCCATGCACGAGGATGGCCTAGCCGACACCGCCGATGGGCTGTGGGGCGGGTTCGAGCAGGCGCGTCGGCTGGAGATCATGAAGGACAGCCAGATCGGCACCTATGGGGTGCTGGCGCTGATCCTCGGGCTGGGGCTGCGCTGGGTGGCGATGGCCGCCCTTTTGGAGACCGCAGGCCCCTGGCCGCTGCTGGCGCTGGCCATGCTCAGCCGGGCTGCCATGCCGGTTCTGATGTACGCCCTGCCCCATGCGCGCGCCGATGGCCTGTCCCGCTGCGTCGGGCGCCCCCGCGCCCTGCCCGTTTTGCTGGGCGGGGTTCTGGCACTGGGTCAGGCGCTGCCATTCATCGCCTTGTCGCAGCTCTTGGCCGTGGCCGTGATCATGGCGCTGGTCACGGCAGGTCTTGGCGCGCTGTCGCGGGCCAAGATCGGCGGTCAGACCGGCGATATTCTGGGCGCGACCCAGCAACTGTGTGAGCTTACCGGCCTGCTGGTCTTGCTGGCGCTCTGA
- the cobT gene encoding nicotinate-nucleotide--dimethylbenzimidazole phosphoribosyltransferase: MLPQISSLDDFRAQLGAAPAADASATQGAEARNGQLTKPPGALGRLEDLAIWYAGWRGSDRPAITAPQVIVFAGNHGVTAQGVSAFPAEVTAQMVLNFEHGGAAINQLAEFAGARMDVHALDLDRPTQDFTKAPAMSEAELLSALQAGWEAVDPTADLLVVGEMGIGNTTAAAALSCALFGGAAAGWTGRGTGVDDAGLANKSRVVAEGVALHGPQIKDGLDALACLGGREIAAMAGAIAAARMLRIPVILDGYICCSAAACLLKTHEGALDHAVAGHKGAEAAHVMLLDKLGKEPLLTLGLRLGEGSGAALAIQILKGAIACHSGMATFAEAGVTDG; the protein is encoded by the coding sequence ATGCTGCCCCAGATATCTTCTCTTGATGACTTTCGTGCCCAGCTTGGTGCGGCACCGGCAGCAGATGCCTCCGCAACGCAGGGCGCCGAAGCGCGCAATGGGCAGCTGACCAAACCACCCGGGGCACTGGGTCGGCTGGAGGACCTTGCGATCTGGTATGCGGGCTGGCGCGGCAGCGACCGACCGGCCATAACCGCGCCGCAGGTGATCGTCTTTGCCGGTAATCACGGCGTGACGGCGCAGGGTGTGTCTGCCTTTCCGGCCGAGGTGACCGCCCAGATGGTTCTGAATTTCGAACATGGCGGGGCGGCGATCAATCAGCTCGCAGAATTCGCCGGCGCGCGCATGGATGTGCATGCGCTGGACCTTGACCGGCCAACGCAGGATTTCACCAAGGCCCCCGCGATGAGCGAGGCTGAGCTGCTCAGCGCCTTGCAGGCGGGTTGGGAGGCGGTGGACCCCACGGCGGATCTGCTGGTGGTGGGCGAAATGGGCATCGGCAACACCACCGCCGCGGCGGCCCTGTCCTGCGCGTTGTTCGGCGGCGCTGCAGCCGGCTGGACCGGGCGTGGCACCGGCGTCGATGATGCCGGGCTGGCCAACAAGAGCCGGGTGGTGGCCGAGGGCGTCGCCCTGCATGGTCCCCAGATCAAGGATGGTCTGGATGCGCTGGCATGTCTTGGCGGGCGTGAGATTGCCGCCATGGCCGGTGCCATCGCGGCGGCCCGGATGCTGCGCATTCCGGTGATCCTGGATGGCTATATCTGCTGTTCCGCAGCGGCCTGCCTGCTGAAAACGCATGAGGGCGCGCTCGATCACGCGGTGGCGGGTCACAAGGGTGCAGAGGCGGCGCATGTGATGCTGCTGGACAAGCTCGGCAAGGAGCCGCTGCTTACCTTGGGACTGCGCCTTGGCGAAGGCTCTGGTGCGGCTCTGGCGATTCAGATCCTGAAGGGCGCAATCGCCTGCCACAGCGGCATGGCGACCTTTGCCGAGGCGGGCGTTACCGACGGCTAA
- a CDS encoding monovalent cation:proton antiporter-2 (CPA2) family protein, whose translation MDAFLYQASIYLAAAVIAVPIAARLGLGSVLGYLAAGILIGPVFGFVGSETQDLQHFAEFGVVMMLFLIGLELEPRALWAMRHKLLGLGGLQVLFSTLALMGAAMAAGEPWQVSLAIGLALSLSSTAIVLQTLSEKGLMQTGGGRASFSVLLTQDIAVIPILAFLPLLATTGGPQIGSDGSIQRAAEAGHNGGHGSLSLVEGMPGWAVTLITIAAVAFIILAGIYLTRPLFRFIHASNLREMYTALALLIVVGISFLMTLVGLSPALGAFLAGVVLANSEFRHELESDLNPFKGLLLGLFFITVGAGINYRLFLASPGDLIGLALLVIVAKGLVLYFVGRAFGLRRRAHWLFTLGLAQAGEFGFVLLAFSRQLNVIPPALSEKLLLIIALSMLITPLLFIAYDLLSKRLGEARVEHAPDEIDEEGPVIIAGIGRFGQIVNRLVRASGFKTVLLDNDMEAVQLMRRFGVKSFLGDPTRPELLKAAGIAKAKILVVALDDPENTVKLVDYVRRNYPDIHIIARAYDRHHVFDLYQAGANDIVREMFDSSLRAGRYVLERIGLSEYEAAQAEQTFYAHDRLTIRELAKHWVPGTPASENKAYIARARELEKDLETALLELAEQKDQKSS comes from the coding sequence ATGGACGCGTTTCTCTACCAAGCCTCGATTTACCTCGCCGCCGCCGTCATCGCGGTCCCAATCGCAGCGCGCTTGGGGCTCGGTTCGGTGCTGGGATACCTTGCAGCCGGCATCCTAATCGGACCAGTCTTCGGCTTTGTCGGCTCTGAAACCCAGGACCTGCAGCATTTTGCCGAATTTGGCGTCGTGATGATGCTGTTCCTGATCGGCCTGGAGCTTGAGCCGCGGGCACTCTGGGCCATGCGGCACAAGCTATTGGGTCTTGGCGGTTTGCAAGTCCTGTTCAGTACCCTGGCCCTGATGGGCGCTGCCATGGCCGCCGGGGAGCCTTGGCAGGTGAGCCTTGCAATCGGCCTCGCGCTATCGCTTTCCTCAACCGCGATCGTGCTGCAGACCCTGTCAGAAAAGGGCCTGATGCAGACCGGCGGCGGACGGGCCAGCTTCTCGGTGCTGCTGACGCAGGATATCGCCGTCATTCCGATCCTTGCTTTCCTGCCGCTGCTGGCGACCACCGGTGGCCCGCAAATCGGCTCCGACGGGTCGATCCAGCGCGCCGCCGAGGCCGGTCACAACGGTGGGCATGGCTCGCTGTCTCTGGTTGAAGGCATGCCCGGCTGGGCCGTGACTCTGATCACCATTGCCGCTGTTGCCTTTATCATCCTGGCCGGGATCTATCTGACCCGCCCGCTGTTCCGCTTTATTCATGCCTCCAACCTGCGGGAAATGTATACCGCGCTGGCGCTGCTGATCGTTGTCGGGATCTCCTTCCTGATGACGCTGGTCGGCCTGTCCCCGGCGCTTGGTGCCTTTCTGGCCGGTGTGGTTCTGGCCAACTCCGAGTTCCGGCACGAGCTGGAAAGCGACCTAAACCCTTTCAAAGGGCTGCTTCTGGGGTTGTTCTTCATCACCGTCGGCGCCGGGATCAACTACCGCCTGTTCCTCGCCAGCCCCGGCGATCTGATCGGCCTCGCGCTGCTGGTGATCGTCGCCAAGGGGCTGGTGCTTTATTTCGTCGGCCGCGCCTTCGGCCTGCGCCGCCGGGCGCATTGGCTGTTCACACTGGGGCTGGCGCAGGCAGGTGAATTCGGCTTCGTGCTGCTTGCCTTTTCCCGGCAGCTCAACGTTATCCCACCCGCCCTGTCGGAAAAACTGTTGCTGATCATCGCCCTGTCGATGCTGATCACGCCGCTGCTGTTCATTGCCTATGACCTGTTGTCCAAACGGTTGGGCGAGGCGCGGGTGGAGCATGCCCCGGATGAAATCGACGAGGAAGGCCCCGTGATCATTGCCGGCATCGGCCGATTTGGCCAAATCGTCAACCGGCTGGTCCGCGCCAGCGGCTTCAAGACGGTGCTGCTCGACAACGACATGGAAGCCGTTCAACTGATGCGCCGTTTCGGCGTCAAAAGCTTTCTTGGCGATCCAACCCGGCCCGAGCTACTGAAGGCCGCCGGCATTGCGAAGGCCAAGATCCTTGTGGTGGCGCTGGATGATCCGGAGAACACCGTGAAACTGGTGGACTATGTGCGGCGCAACTACCCCGATATCCACATCATCGCCCGGGCCTATGACCGGCATCACGTTTTCGATCTGTATCAGGCCGGTGCCAATGACATCGTGCGGGAAATGTTCGATAGCTCCCTGCGTGCCGGGCGTTACGTGCTGGAGCGGATTGGCCTCAGCGAATATGAGGCCGCGCAGGCCGAACAGACCTTCTATGCCCATGATCGCCTGACCATCCGCGAGCTGGCAAAGCACTGGGTGCCCGGCACTCCGGCCAGTGAAAACAAGGCCTATATCGCCCGCGCGCGCGAGTTGGAAAAGGATCTGGAGACGGCCCTCTTGGAACTGGCCGAGCAGAAGGACCAAAAGTCCTCCTGA
- a CDS encoding PAS domain-containing protein: MSFVDRRIETRPSSGEAPFKLNEVFFSRTDKRGVIEAGNYIFRRVADYDWPELIGAPHKVIRHPDMPRGVFKLFWDTIKADKTIGAYVKNLAKDGLYYWVFAVVVPHKDGYLSARIKPTSPVFEEVQTIYETMRLAEEQEGLSPDESAEIMMEWVRSKGFEDYDQFAAHALCEEFKARDAALGNPVDETLLALARMLDNAQVLVDQTEGLVKDFDAMHTIPHNLRVIASRIEPAGGPVTVLSQNYGSMSREMSDWFAAHVMGENSTFATIKSTVNTSLMVQCITRMLQECDQQLSMERRALGEIDMAHERAVLKQIVNDQLDRKRVGQEDVNREADRIMHACQVMHRQFLGLSSTRVLCKIESARLPESGETLSDIIDQLGVFQRRISERLERIEKLSGDIRIHEK; this comes from the coding sequence ATGTCATTTGTCGACCGCCGTATTGAAACCCGCCCGTCCAGCGGAGAAGCCCCGTTCAAATTGAACGAAGTGTTTTTCTCTCGCACCGATAAGCGCGGAGTTATTGAGGCCGGAAACTATATTTTCCGGCGGGTTGCCGATTACGATTGGCCTGAACTGATCGGCGCACCGCACAAGGTGATCCGCCACCCGGATATGCCACGTGGCGTGTTCAAGCTGTTCTGGGACACCATCAAGGCCGACAAAACCATCGGCGCTTATGTCAAGAACCTGGCCAAGGACGGCCTGTACTATTGGGTCTTCGCCGTCGTGGTGCCCCACAAGGATGGCTATCTCTCCGCCCGGATCAAGCCGACCAGCCCGGTCTTTGAGGAGGTGCAGACCATCTACGAGACGATGCGCCTGGCGGAAGAGCAGGAAGGCCTCTCCCCCGACGAAAGCGCCGAAATCATGATGGAATGGGTGCGCAGCAAAGGGTTTGAAGACTACGATCAATTCGCAGCCCATGCTCTGTGCGAGGAATTCAAGGCCCGCGATGCGGCCCTCGGGAACCCGGTGGACGAAACGCTGCTGGCGCTTGCCCGAATGCTCGACAACGCCCAGGTCCTTGTTGATCAGACCGAAGGTCTGGTCAAGGATTTCGACGCTATGCACACGATCCCCCACAATCTGCGGGTCATTGCATCGCGTATCGAACCGGCTGGCGGTCCAGTCACCGTCCTGTCCCAGAACTACGGTTCCATGTCGCGCGAGATGTCCGATTGGTTCGCCGCCCATGTGATGGGCGAAAACAGCACCTTTGCCACCATCAAATCCACCGTCAACACCAGCCTGATGGTGCAATGCATCACCCGCATGCTGCAGGAGTGCGACCAACAGCTGAGCATGGAACGCCGCGCCCTGGGCGAGATCGATATGGCGCATGAACGCGCCGTTCTGAAGCAGATCGTGAATGACCAGCTGGACCGCAAACGCGTCGGCCAGGAAGACGTCAACCGCGAAGCAGACAGAATCATGCACGCCTGCCAGGTCATGCACCGCCAGTTCCTTGGCCTCAGCTCGACCCGGGTGCTGTGTAAGATCGAAAGCGCACGCCTCCCGGAATCGGGCGAAACCTTGTCGGACATCATCGACCAGCTTGGCGTCTTCCAGCGCCGGATTTCCGAGCGGCTGGAGCGGATCGAGAAACTGTCCGGCGACATCCGCATCCACGAGAAATAA
- a CDS encoding Lrp/AsnC family transcriptional regulator: protein MLDSTDTRLLAALQKNAHLTAQELGELLNLSPSQAGRRRQRLEAEGYIQGYAARLDAAKLGLAVQGFVQVHLGSHGPEQSASFARLVSTRAEITSAWTMTGEADYLLRVYCRDLEALNTLIHDVLLTHPAVARVQSQIVMAQLKRDAPLPT from the coding sequence ATGCTCGATTCTACCGACACCCGCCTTCTGGCCGCGTTGCAGAAGAACGCCCACCTCACGGCGCAGGAGCTGGGGGAGCTTTTGAACCTGTCACCCAGTCAGGCCGGACGGCGGCGGCAAAGGCTGGAGGCCGAAGGGTATATCCAGGGTTACGCGGCGCGGCTGGATGCGGCGAAACTGGGGCTGGCGGTGCAAGGATTTGTACAGGTGCATCTGGGCAGCCATGGCCCTGAACAATCGGCCAGCTTTGCCCGGCTGGTCAGCACCCGAGCCGAAATCACTTCAGCCTGGACCATGACCGGCGAGGCCGACTACCTGCTGAGGGTCTATTGCCGCGACCTTGAGGCGCTGAACACGCTGATCCACGATGTTCTGCTGACACACCCAGCCGTTGCGCGGGTGCAAAGCCAGATCGTAATGGCGCAGTTAAAACGCGATGCGCCCCTGCCGACTTAA